From a region of the Seleniivibrio woodruffii genome:
- a CDS encoding DUF465 domain-containing protein, protein MLKDSALVEKMIQVDEEFKALFENHIRFEQDLEALYSLKYFPPEVEAKMKELKVLKLRGKDKMEQLMVKYKSDNGL, encoded by the coding sequence ATGCTTAAAGACAGCGCACTGGTGGAAAAGATGATTCAGGTGGACGAGGAATTCAAGGCTCTTTTTGAAAACCACATCCGTTTTGAACAGGACCTTGAGGCTCTTTACAGTCTTAAGTATTTTCCGCCGGAGGTTGAGGCGAAAATGAAGGAGCTGAAGGTTCTTAAACTCAGAGGAAAGGACAAAATGGAGCAGCTCATGGTTAAATACAAGTCCGATAATGGTTTATAG